The following are encoded in a window of Verrucomicrobiota bacterium genomic DNA:
- a CDS encoding RNA-binding protein: MKIFVGNLSYTTDDEALRQLFEPHGEVTSVSVIKDRDTGRSRGFAFVEMPNSQEGRAAIAAVNGV, from the coding sequence ATGAAGATCTTTGTAGGCAACCTGAGCTACACGACGGATGATGAAGCACTCCGCCAGCTCTTCGAGCCGCACGGCGAAGTCACGTCCGTCAGCGTCATCAAGGACCGCGACACGGGCCGCTCGCGCGGCTTCGCGTTCGTCGAGATGCCCAACAGCCAGGAAGGCCGCGCGGCGATTGCAGCCGTCAACGGCGTC